From the Carassius auratus strain Wakin unplaced genomic scaffold, ASM336829v1 scaf_tig00017072, whole genome shotgun sequence genome, one window contains:
- the LOC113075475 gene encoding nucleoporin GLE1-like — protein MNLVLCGSDEILKMSISKLIRQKKDMLHYRQTNLVELPALNQLSEKEVIHQTLRCVSLCDPGIHVFLFIIPDGLLTDGDKAEMEEIQKIFSSRIKKHLIVLKIKEKNKFSQLINKINPFNSSDTETGTYIQTFGDHLIVLENSLQFPDLLQEVENIVKQNNGGCYTTIMYLQAQVELERNKHKAKIEELRRCMMKTNGVPQNSDNDDGNEVRIVMLGRTGVGKSATGNTILRKEAFKSILTPSSVTRECDKETSEFNRRRITVIDSPGLFDTGVDNVESRKEIVKCVSMAAPGPHVFLLVIQLGRFTQEEKDAVKMIQETFGDQSRMYTMVLFTRGDDLRGTTIQDFIEANDSLQNLIHQCGKRYHVFNNKATKDQTQVSELLDKIDCMVAVNGGSFYTSEMFQKVEKNIREEQERIMKEKEEEIKRREEQLRAKYEAEIEQMKKENEREKQEMHNKLKKNEKVFKKKEEEIKKETNENVRKELQRKLEEQQQKEFEENKRKEKSLAEHQQNLIKYLEERHEKEKQKLQEKIQRETREQAEHEYCEKLKKELDKALQEAEKKYKAEQAKALKEVKEKYESEQAKALKEVKEKYEAEQAKALQEAEEKYKTEQATALQDVKEKYEAEVGKLLQEVKQKHETEVNKALQEAKEKHEAEKDKALQQNEDKYTEKVATILQLAKRKQDIEVAKAIQEAKEKHEKEKANVLIAAEEKHYRERNRVLQETEEKYTKEKCEALHEVEEKHKKEKAEAEASLPYRAKRARDWSHRVPFVGGAFGGFLGTFEDIFKSYVLSSSK, from the exons atgaatttggtGCTGTGTGGAAGTGACGAAATCCTGAAGATGTCTATATCCAAACTTATAAGACAGAAGAAAGACATGCTTCATTACCGTCAGACCAATCTGGTGGAGCTTCCAGCTCTCAATCAGCTCTCAGAGAAAGAAGTGATTCATCAGACTCTccgctgtgtgtctctctgtgatcCTGGAATTCATGTTTTCCTCTTCATTATTCCTGACGGTCTTCTTACAGATGGAGACAAAGCAGAAATGGAGGAGATTCAGAAGATATTCAGCtcaagaataaaaaaacacttaattgtcCTCAAAATCAAAGAGAAGAACAAGTTTAGTCAACTGATTAATAAAATCAATCCATTTAATTCCTCCGATACTGAGACTGGGACATATATCCAAACATTTGGAGATCATTTAATTGTTTTGGAGAACAGCTTACAGTTTCCAGATCTACTGCAGGAAGTGGAGAATATAGTGAAACAAAACAATGGAGGTTGCTATACGACAATCATGTACCTTCAGGCTCAAGTAGAACTggagagaaacaaacacaaagctAAAATTGAGGAGCTGAGAAGATGCATGATGAAAACAAATG GTGTACCACAAAATTCTGACAATGATGATGGTAATGAAGTGAGAATTGTGATGCTAGGAAGGACAGGTGTTGGGAAAAGTGCAACAGGAAACACCATACTGAGAAAAGAAGCTTTTAAATCAATACTGACTCCATCGTCGGTAACCAGAGAGTGTGACAAAGAGACCTCAGAGTTCAACAGAAGACGGATAACTGTGATCGACTCTCCAGGCCTGTTTGACACTGGAGTTGATAATGTTGAGAGCAGGAAAGAAATTGTGAAGTGCGTCTCAATGGCAGCTCCTGGACCACATGTGTTTCTGCTGGTGATTCAACTGGGACGATTCACTCAAGAAGAGAAAGATGCAGTGAAGATGATCCAGGAGACGTTTGGTGATCAATCCAGAATGTACACCATGGTGCTTTTCACAAGAGGAGATGATCTTAGAGGAACAACAATTCAAGATTTTATTGAAGCTAATGATAGCTTACAGAACCTCAtccatcagtgtggaaagagataCCATGTGTTCAATAACAAAGCAACTAAAGATCAGACACAGGTTTCTGAGCTGTTGGATAAGATTGACTGTATGGTGGCAGTGAATGGAGGGAGTTTCTACACCAGTGAGATGTTCCAGAAGGTAGAGAAGAACATCAGAGAAGAACAAGAGAGAATcatgaaagagaaagaagaagagatCAAGAGAAGAGAAGAACAACTGAGAGCCAAGTATGAAGCAGAAATTGAACaaatgaagaaagaaaatgagagagaaaaacaagagatgcataataaactgaaaaaaaatgaaaaggtgtttaaaaagaaagaagaagagatCAAGAAAGAAACAAATGAGAATGTGCGAAAAGAACTTCAGAGAAAACTGGAGGAGCAGCAGCAGAAAGAATTTGAagagaataaaagaaaagaaaaatctttagCAGAACATCagcaaaatttaataaaatatctagAAGAAAGACacgagaaagaaaaacaaaaactccAGGAGAAAATTCAGCGTGAAACAAGAGAACAAGCAGAGCATGAATACTGTGAAAAACTTAAGAAAGAATTGGATAAAGCTTTACAAGAAGCTGAGAAAAAATACAAGGCAGAGCAGGCTAAAGCTTTAAAAGAAGTTAAAGAAAAATATGAGTCCGAACAAGCTAAAGCTTTAAAAGaagtaaaagaaaaatatgaGGCAGAACAGGCTAAAGCTTTGCAAGAAGCTGAAGAAAAATACAAGACAGAACAGGCTACAGCTTTACAAGACGTTAAAGAAAAATATGAGGCAGAAGTGGGTAAACTTTTACAGGAGGTTAAACAAAAACATGAGACGGAAGTTAATAAAGCATTACAAGAAGCTAAAGAAAAACATGAGGCAGAAAAGGATAAAGCCTTACAACAAAATGAAGACAAATACACTGAAAAAGTGGCTACAATTTTACAACTGGCTAAAAGAAAACAAGATATAGAAGTGGCTAAAGCAATTCAAGAAGCTAAAGAAAAGCATGAGAAAGAAAAAGCTAATGTTTTAATAGCAGCTGAAGAAAAACACTACAGAGAAAGGAATAGAGTTTTACAAGAAACTGAAGAGAAatacacaaaagaaaaatgtGAAGCTTTACATGAAGTTGAAGAAAAACACAAGAAAGAAAAGGCTGAAGCTGAAGCAAGTCTCCCTTATAGAGCAAAACGAGCTCGGGACTGGAGTCACAGAGTTCCTTTTGTTGGAGGAGCTTTTGGAGGTTTTTTAGGTACTTTTGAAGACATATTCAAATCATATGTTCTGTCAAGctcaaaatga